Genomic window (Candidatus Firestonebacteria bacterium RIFOXYD2_FULL_39_29):
TCCTTTATGCTAAAAAGAACATGTTTTAATTGGGCTTCATCCAGCCCATCATGCAAAGTATTTATTGCCTGATATAAAGGAACCCCTGCAGCGCACATAGTCGAAAGTTGTCTTACGAAAGCGCTTAGATCATGCAAGCTCACGGGCTTTACATTCATTGAATTTATTTTATTGATAATTGATTTAGTTTGATTTTTTATATTATTCAGCAAATTCATCTTCCTGTGTTACTTTAATAACCTCATCAACAGTGGTAAATCCGCGCCTTACTTTTTCCCAGCCGTCTTCGCGGAGTGTCCGCATACCAAACGCTATAGCTTTGTTCTTAATATCACTTGTAACGACCCTTGTCATAATTAACTTTTTAAGCGCGTCATTTATTACCAACAGTTCATAGATCCCCATCCTGCCGAGATAACCGGTATTCAGACATTCATCACAGCCCGCGCCTTCATAAAGTTTTTCTTTTTTATCATATTCAAATCTTATATCACTGAGATATTTTTCATCAGGAGAATAAGGCTTTTTACACGTTTTGCAAATTACGCGTACAAGTCTTTGTGCAAGTATGCCTATTACGGAGGAAGCCACAAGATAAGGCTCAATACCCATATCCACAAGCCGGGTTATTGCTCCCGCAGCATCATTTGTATGAAGAGTTGCGAAGACAAGATGCCCGGTTAAAGATGCACGGATAGCAATCTCAGCGGTTTCAAGATCCCTTATTTCACCTATCATAATAATATCCGGGTCGTGCCTCAAAATATGACGAAGTCCGAGCGCAAAGGTGAGATCTATTTTTGAATTCACCTGAATCTGATTTATACCATTCAGATGATATTCAACAGGTTCTTCTATCGTAATAATTTTTTTATCAGGAGAGTTTATTGTTGAAAGTGCGGAGTACAAAGTAGTTGTTTTTCCGCTTCCGGTAGGACCTGTAACCAGAAAAATACCGTGCGGCCTGGATATAATACTCTCAAATATTTTAAGATCCTCCGGCAGCATCCCGAGCTGTTCCATCCCAAGCAGAACATTCGCTTTATCTAAAATCCTGAGAACCACACCCTCTCCGTAAAGAGTCGGAATAGTAGAAACCCTGCAGTCAATCTGCCTTCCGCCTGCTCTTATCTCTATTCGTCCGTCCTGAGGCATTCTTCTTTCGGCAATATTCATCTCCGCCATAATTTTTATTCTTGAAACTATGGCAACCCGGAAGAGTTTTAGTTCATTGGGTATGGGCACATCCCTTAAGACACCGTCTACCCTGAATCTGACTTTCAGTTCTTTCTCGTACGGTTCAAGATGAATATCCGTAGCTCTTTCTTTTAAAGCTTCAAGAAACAATTGATTGACAAACTGGATTATGGAAGCGTCATGTGCCAAAGCCGTATCATCTATAGCCTCTATATCTTTTACTCCCGAAGCTCTGTCAAAAATAGACCCGTTTTCTTCGACCATTCTTGCAACAGTATCAGCTCCGACGCCGTAATACTTTTTTATCGCACCCAATATTTCAGCTTCCGTAATTTCTAACGGGATAACCGGTTTACCGAATATCAGGCTTATTTCGTCCAAGATCTGAAGATTAAACGCATCAGAGATACCGACAACAATGGAACCATTCTCTTCTTTTATTGGAATCGCCTTAAATTTATTTGCTAATTTAAGGGATAATTTGGCAATTAGATTTGAGTCTATCTCATGATTTGAAAGTTTATTCACAAAGGATACAATTCTCCTTAAAAT
Coding sequences:
- a CDS encoding type II secretion system protein GspE encodes the protein MLRRIVSFVNKLSNHEIDSNLIAKLSLKLANKFKAIPIKEENGSIVVGISDAFNLQILDEISLIFGKPVIPLEITEAEILGAIKKYYGVGADTVARMVEENGSIFDRASGVKDIEAIDDTALAHDASIIQFVNQLFLEALKERATDIHLEPYEKELKVRFRVDGVLRDVPIPNELKLFRVAIVSRIKIMAEMNIAERRMPQDGRIEIRAGGRQIDCRVSTIPTLYGEGVVLRILDKANVLLGMEQLGMLPEDLKIFESIISRPHGIFLVTGPTGSGKTTTLYSALSTINSPDKKIITIEEPVEYHLNGINQIQVNSKIDLTFALGLRHILRHDPDIIMIGEIRDLETAEIAIRASLTGHLVFATLHTNDAAGAITRLVDMGIEPYLVASSVIGILAQRLVRVICKTCKKPYSPDEKYLSDIRFEYDKKEKLYEGAGCDECLNTGYLGRMGIYELLVINDALKKLIMTRVVTSDIKNKAIAFGMRTLREDGWEKVRRGFTTVDEVIKVTQEDEFAE